A window of the Acidobacteriota bacterium genome harbors these coding sequences:
- a CDS encoding beta-ketoacyl-[acyl-carrier-protein] synthase family protein: protein MRKGGVVVTGMGVISALGRGVSVTRERLYEGYVQPAPEKGPLECSLSPRPAVFYVEALPAGNGDGLLTRTSRLALEAVGEAFRQAFGDCFDVDLNRVGVCLGTTVGCAFRGERLLRRIDAGGRLCNTEVDEYLKNDLATVVGTAVNARGPRATVSNACASGTDAIGVAAQWIGSGRCDVTIAGGADELDRYPYLGFFSLKNMALERCRPFDRRRAGLNLGEGAGILILEAEEHARERGARIVGRVLGYGAGADAYHLTAPHPRGIGIRRAIGSALAEARLEVVDIAFANAHGTATTENDVVEGRVFRDLFGSEFPFISTKGSTGHTLGAAGAIEAVFCLINLSDRCIGPSAGFEQFDPECGIAPVDRTLAICGRAALSTSLAFGGAASALVLGAGE from the coding sequence ATGAGGAAGGGCGGTGTCGTTGTTACGGGCATGGGTGTTATTTCGGCCCTGGGACGCGGCGTATCCGTGACTCGCGAGAGGTTGTACGAGGGTTATGTGCAGCCAGCACCTGAGAAAGGGCCACTTGAGTGTTCTTTAAGTCCGCGGCCTGCTGTGTTCTACGTTGAGGCGCTTCCGGCTGGAAATGGCGATGGGCTGCTGACACGGACCTCGCGTCTCGCATTGGAGGCTGTTGGCGAGGCCTTTCGGCAGGCGTTTGGCGATTGTTTCGATGTTGATTTGAATCGGGTGGGTGTCTGTCTGGGCACGACGGTCGGTTGCGCATTTCGTGGAGAACGCTTGTTGCGACGGATTGATGCAGGTGGACGGCTCTGCAATACAGAAGTCGATGAATATTTGAAGAATGATCTGGCTACTGTTGTGGGGACTGCGGTGAACGCCCGTGGGCCTCGAGCGACGGTGTCCAATGCCTGCGCCTCAGGAACGGACGCGATCGGTGTGGCCGCGCAATGGATCGGATCGGGCCGCTGTGACGTTACGATTGCCGGGGGGGCGGATGAGTTGGATCGTTATCCATACTTGGGGTTCTTTTCGCTGAAAAACATGGCCCTTGAAAGGTGCCGCCCATTCGACCGCCGCAGGGCAGGGTTAAACCTCGGGGAGGGTGCGGGGATTTTGATTCTCGAAGCAGAGGAGCATGCGCGTGAACGTGGAGCCAGAATTGTAGGGCGGGTGCTGGGATATGGCGCTGGAGCAGACGCCTATCATTTGACGGCACCTCATCCGCGGGGCATTGGTATTCGGCGTGCCATTGGGTCAGCTTTGGCAGAAGCGAGGCTGGAAGTGGTCGATATCGCTTTTGCCAACGCCCACGGCACGGCGACGACGGAGAACGACGTAGTAGAAGGTCGTGTTTTCCGGGATCTTTTCGGAAGCGAGTTTCCGTTCATTTCCACCAAGGGTTCTACCGGTCATACTCTGGGGGCGGCCGGGGCGATTGAGGCGGTCTTTTGCCTTATCAATCTTTCTGACCGCTGTATTGGCCCATCGGCCGGTTTCGAACAGTTCGATCCGGAATGTGGCATTGCGCCCGTTGACCGAACCTTGGCAATCTGCGGTCGCGCGGCCCTGTCCACCTCGTTGGCTTTTGGTGGTGCAGCGTCGGCGTTGGTGCTGGGAGCGGGGGAGTGA
- a CDS encoding DUF2062 domain-containing protein: MTAEVSSCAVGGGISVWVVIPVYNNAKTIHRTARGALRTGLPVIVVDDGSSDGSAGFVDGLPVTCIRHNRNRGKGAAILTGALQARKSGATHLVVIDADGQFECSDLPIFMAAIVDSPHTIFCGYRDFTGSGAPRSSVFGRAFSNFWVRVIGGIHVDDSQCGLRAYPIGTLLELGVRARRFDFEVEVLVRAGWAGICVASIPVRVDYSPPEGRTTSFRPFIDNARITWTYTRLFLRNFVPWPHRRISDPGGKGSVDEREKSFALLRRLLQEHRTPGELAAAVAVGLFLATLPLIGVHSIAIVYAATVLRLNRALAFAVSHLCAPPVVPALCLEAGYFLRNGRWLTEASIELLWLQAGQRFFDYLLGTLVVAPFLALLGALVTLFLARAIACSGEACERSHHGRNINATYGTELGIGIFKLIIKTLGLRAAYSCLLAVVPFYLLCRPAIRQSMRPYLAHRFPGRSRFSYYLLSGRWLWEFGETLVDQAALEIRGNDFFVVEAERSDELEEILARNQGTIFLMTHMGRWMLASSFLEMSDKALHLLMHNDGAAPSGLLSASNRRTGAVHHIDPDGLFGGLLEARAALLRGDYVGMMGDRAWGGRTVCATFLGGVVRVPESPFRLAAAGDAGLIALIVEKVRHRYFRVRWKEIIPGGDRSGPEDSVGSLAMSYMDFVENATKKSPFAWFNHSDFWEESKPERQRGRGE; this comes from the coding sequence ATGACTGCTGAGGTTAGTTCTTGCGCCGTCGGCGGAGGGATATCGGTCTGGGTTGTCATCCCGGTTTATAACAATGCGAAGACCATCCATCGGACGGCTCGGGGTGCGCTGAGGACGGGCCTGCCGGTCATCGTGGTGGATGACGGTAGTTCCGACGGATCCGCCGGTTTTGTCGACGGATTGCCGGTGACCTGTATCCGGCACAATCGTAACCGGGGAAAGGGAGCCGCGATTCTGACCGGAGCCCTACAGGCACGTAAGTCTGGTGCGACACATTTGGTGGTGATTGACGCTGATGGGCAGTTTGAGTGCTCTGATTTACCGATATTTATGGCTGCGATTGTCGATTCCCCGCACACGATTTTTTGTGGGTATCGTGACTTTACCGGGTCCGGTGCGCCACGATCTTCAGTTTTTGGTAGAGCGTTTTCAAATTTCTGGGTTCGGGTCATAGGAGGTATTCACGTCGATGATTCGCAATGCGGCCTACGTGCGTATCCGATCGGGACCTTGCTGGAACTGGGCGTTCGTGCGCGGCGGTTCGATTTCGAAGTAGAGGTGCTGGTGAGAGCGGGTTGGGCGGGTATATGCGTGGCTAGCATTCCGGTTCGCGTGGATTATTCGCCGCCGGAGGGGCGCACCACCTCGTTTCGACCATTCATTGACAACGCAAGAATCACATGGACCTACACTCGCCTATTTCTGAGAAATTTCGTCCCTTGGCCGCATCGCCGCATTTCCGATCCTGGCGGGAAGGGCTCGGTAGACGAGCGCGAGAAAAGTTTTGCTTTGTTGCGGCGTCTTCTTCAGGAGCATCGAACTCCAGGCGAGTTGGCAGCCGCGGTCGCGGTTGGGCTTTTTCTCGCAACATTGCCCCTGATCGGTGTGCACTCGATAGCGATCGTTTATGCCGCGACGGTTTTGCGATTGAATCGAGCGCTTGCTTTTGCAGTGAGTCACCTTTGCGCACCACCCGTTGTTCCGGCCCTTTGCCTTGAAGCTGGGTATTTTTTGCGAAATGGGCGTTGGTTGACAGAAGCGAGCATTGAGTTGCTTTGGTTGCAGGCGGGCCAGCGATTTTTTGACTATCTCCTCGGTACCCTGGTCGTTGCGCCTTTTCTTGCGTTATTAGGCGCGCTGGTTACTCTTTTTCTGGCGCGTGCCATAGCCTGCTCGGGCGAGGCGTGCGAGAGGAGTCATCATGGTCGCAATATCAACGCGACCTATGGAACGGAACTGGGGATAGGAATTTTCAAATTGATCATCAAGACCCTCGGTTTGCGGGCGGCCTACAGTTGTCTTCTTGCCGTGGTTCCTTTCTACCTTTTGTGTCGTCCCGCGATTCGGCAGTCGATGCGACCCTACTTGGCCCATAGGTTCCCGGGCCGTAGTAGGTTTTCGTACTATTTGCTTTCGGGGCGATGGTTATGGGAATTTGGCGAAACCCTCGTCGATCAGGCTGCTCTGGAAATACGAGGTAATGACTTTTTTGTTGTAGAGGCAGAGCGGAGTGATGAACTTGAGGAGATTTTGGCCCGTAATCAAGGGACTATATTCCTGATGACGCACATGGGACGTTGGATGCTGGCCTCCTCGTTTCTTGAGATGTCCGACAAGGCATTGCATTTGTTGATGCACAATGACGGCGCCGCGCCGTCAGGCCTTTTGTCGGCATCGAACCGGCGTACGGGGGCTGTGCACCATATTGATCCGGATGGGCTTTTCGGCGGTCTGTTGGAGGCTAGGGCGGCACTGCTGAGGGGGGACTATGTCGGGATGATGGGGGATCGTGCTTGGGGGGGGCGTACGGTATGCGCGACATTTCTTGGTGGTGTGGTACGAGTTCCCGAATCTCCTTTCCGACTTGCCGCAGCTGGTGATGCGGGATTGATAGCGTTGATCGTCGAGAAGGTTCGGCATCGGTATTTTCGAGTGCGTTGGAAGGAGATCATTCCGGGAGGCGACAGGAGTGGGCCTGAAGATTCTGTGGGGTCTTTAGCCATGTCCTACATGGACTTTGTTGAGAATGCGACGAAAAAATCTCCGTTCGCGTGGTTCAATCATTCTGATTTTTGGGAAGAATCGAAGCCTGAGAGACAGAGGGGTAGGGGGGAATGA
- a CDS encoding phosphopantetheine-binding protein, with product MNREQIAKRVNAVVAMEFELNEAKLHEKSTLYEELELDSLDSVDLFAALGREFELTIDRQQDEPRLREIRTLGQVYDFVSDKLRQ from the coding sequence ATGAACCGTGAACAAATAGCGAAGAGAGTCAATGCCGTAGTCGCTATGGAGTTCGAATTGAACGAGGCGAAGCTGCACGAGAAGTCTACTCTCTACGAGGAACTTGAACTCGATAGTCTCGATAGTGTCGACCTTTTTGCGGCGCTCGGAAGAGAATTCGAGTTGACGATCGATAGACAACAGGATGAGCCGCGGCTGAGGGAGATTCGTACGCTCGGGCAAGTGTATGATTTTGTCAGTGATAAACTTCGCCAGTAG
- a CDS encoding beta-ketoacyl-[acyl-carrier-protein] synthase family protein has product MTGYGAITPYGVGVATLIEGLKAGRSAVCNMSQYWSENVEGRYCMLAAPVLEGFEERSIPRRLRRSMGRSACLTYVAVQEAIEHAELPGDTLKAGRVGVAFGESMPSASALETFFDEYLLKRSLANIPAGGFFRVMGHSVAANVANAFGVTGRVAGTPGACASGAMAVGLGYEMVSFGVQDVMICGGVEECHGLTSAVFDILGASSTHWNAHPERSPAPFDRDRDGTVCGEAAGAIVVEAEEHALRRGAPILARVLGFAGIGTGNGMAQAGSASMERCLRMALSDAGLEAEYVGYVNAHATATIQGDSAESSAIRAVFGGGVPVSGLKGYFGHTLGASGAVESIASIEMMLGGYLVPTGKLRNVDECCQGINHVREFQQADLDAIVKCSFGFGGINAALVLGRYEDEP; this is encoded by the coding sequence GTGACTGGTTATGGCGCCATTACGCCGTACGGTGTCGGCGTTGCTACCTTGATCGAGGGCTTGAAAGCTGGTCGCTCAGCCGTGTGCAACATGAGCCAGTACTGGAGCGAAAACGTTGAGGGGCGCTATTGTATGCTTGCGGCGCCTGTGCTCGAGGGGTTCGAAGAGCGCTCTATTCCTCGTCGTTTGCGGCGTTCGATGGGACGATCCGCTTGTCTGACTTACGTTGCCGTTCAAGAGGCAATTGAGCATGCCGAATTGCCTGGGGATACTTTAAAGGCAGGCCGGGTGGGTGTCGCTTTCGGGGAATCTATGCCAAGCGCGTCGGCGCTGGAGACCTTCTTTGATGAGTACCTTCTCAAGCGCAGCCTGGCGAATATTCCCGCGGGAGGCTTTTTCCGGGTCATGGGGCACAGCGTTGCTGCGAATGTAGCGAATGCGTTCGGAGTGACGGGGCGAGTGGCAGGTACGCCCGGAGCGTGCGCTTCAGGAGCCATGGCCGTTGGTCTCGGATACGAGATGGTGTCTTTTGGGGTTCAGGATGTGATGATTTGCGGCGGCGTGGAGGAGTGCCACGGCTTGACCAGCGCCGTTTTCGATATTCTGGGAGCCTCATCGACGCACTGGAATGCACACCCGGAAAGAAGTCCGGCGCCGTTTGACCGGGATCGGGACGGCACCGTTTGTGGAGAAGCCGCCGGAGCGATCGTTGTCGAGGCGGAGGAGCACGCGCTGCGAAGAGGCGCACCGATTCTCGCGAGGGTGCTGGGATTTGCGGGAATTGGCACGGGCAATGGCATGGCACAAGCGGGTTCGGCATCGATGGAACGTTGTTTGAGGATGGCGTTGAGCGATGCCGGCTTGGAGGCAGAGTATGTTGGCTATGTCAATGCGCACGCCACGGCGACGATCCAGGGTGACAGCGCCGAGTCCTCAGCTATCCGTGCCGTCTTCGGTGGTGGAGTTCCAGTCAGCGGTCTTAAGGGATACTTTGGCCATACATTGGGCGCGAGTGGGGCGGTAGAATCCATCGCGTCGATCGAGATGATGCTTGGCGGTTACTTGGTGCCAACGGGCAAGTTGCGCAACGTGGACGAGTGTTGCCAGGGGATAAACCATGTGCGTGAGTTTCAGCAGGCCGATTTAGACGCGATAGTCAAGTGTAGTTTTGGTTTTGGGGGAATCAACGCCGCGCTGGTGCTCGGGAGATATGAGGATGAACCGTGA
- a CDS encoding NAD(P)/FAD-dependent oxidoreductase produces MDKSAVVVGAGICGLVTASLLAKSGWDVDLVEQAPSTGPLVRGFRRRGMLCDTGFHYTGGLGERGILRKLLGALCGTCDLDIYELPENGFDCLRLLGSGQDVFIPVGFPSVVAALRGAFPECGNAANAYVAAVEDIVRRTPYLNPDLPPWNGDLLGQYEVSLEEFLRSVGASERMVNALASYGAFLYGMSARETSLVYHARVVGAYFASAHGICGGGEALVDALTNCARSHGVCVRCATDMVDLVIESQGRVGGIVLGDGEHLPANLVVFTAHPAQLARMILAGPQSQAASPYWERLLIAENTPSAFVQYIKISKSDLKADVNYYLIGGARGKVGSEGDDSSFALMASSVPCAGDGRGRVLLAECGAHDFPFGGGSAGESDKKRYAQWKQDEGRRLVDMARKHFPELNGADLVVDMATPRTFSRWTKTPGGSLYGLKHGMADRRVRMRTPIPGLWLAGQNVLMPGVMGAAISAIMVCQAVVGGSRIWGMLKP; encoded by the coding sequence ATGGATAAGTCTGCGGTGGTGGTCGGTGCGGGAATCTGTGGCCTGGTCACTGCAAGTCTGCTTGCGAAGTCCGGGTGGGATGTCGATCTCGTCGAACAGGCGCCGTCCACGGGACCCTTGGTACGGGGATTCCGGCGACGGGGCATGCTCTGCGATACGGGCTTTCACTACACTGGCGGCCTTGGGGAGCGGGGGATTCTGAGGAAGTTGCTCGGTGCACTATGCGGTACTTGTGACCTTGACATTTACGAACTGCCCGAGAACGGTTTCGATTGTCTCCGTCTTCTGGGATCGGGTCAAGATGTATTTATTCCCGTTGGTTTTCCTAGTGTGGTAGCCGCTTTGAGAGGAGCCTTTCCGGAATGTGGCAATGCCGCGAATGCTTACGTTGCGGCGGTCGAGGATATCGTTCGCCGAACCCCTTATCTAAACCCGGATCTGCCGCCATGGAATGGAGATTTACTAGGGCAGTATGAGGTGTCGCTTGAGGAATTTCTGCGCTCTGTCGGGGCCAGCGAACGGATGGTGAATGCGCTGGCTTCGTACGGTGCGTTTCTTTATGGAATGAGCGCTCGTGAAACGAGCCTCGTCTACCACGCACGCGTGGTGGGAGCGTATTTTGCTTCAGCTCATGGTATCTGTGGTGGTGGAGAAGCGCTGGTTGATGCATTGACCAATTGCGCACGGAGCCATGGCGTGTGCGTTCGCTGTGCTACCGACATGGTGGATCTGGTGATCGAATCGCAGGGGCGGGTGGGAGGCATTGTCCTCGGAGACGGCGAGCATCTTCCGGCGAACCTGGTCGTCTTCACCGCGCACCCTGCGCAACTGGCAAGAATGATCTTGGCGGGGCCTCAATCACAGGCGGCTAGCCCTTACTGGGAACGCCTGCTCATCGCAGAGAACACTCCGTCGGCCTTCGTGCAGTACATCAAGATTTCGAAATCTGATCTGAAGGCGGACGTCAACTATTATCTGATTGGGGGGGCGAGGGGAAAGGTGGGTTCGGAGGGCGATGATTCCTCGTTTGCCTTGATGGCATCATCGGTGCCTTGTGCAGGTGATGGCAGGGGGCGGGTTCTCCTCGCCGAATGCGGTGCCCATGATTTTCCCTTTGGAGGAGGGTCGGCAGGCGAGTCGGACAAGAAGAGATATGCCCAATGGAAACAGGATGAAGGCCGCCGTTTGGTTGACATGGCGCGCAAGCATTTCCCGGAACTTAATGGTGCTGACTTGGTGGTGGATATGGCAACTCCGCGTACGTTCAGTCGCTGGACAAAAACGCCGGGCGGCTCTTTGTACGGTCTAAAGCATGGTATGGCCGATCGGCGAGTCCGGATGAGAACGCCCATCCCGGGTCTTTGGCTGGCCGGCCAGAATGTACTGATGCCCGGTGTCATGGGGGCGGCCATTTCTGCAATAATGGTGTGTCAGGCTGTCGTGGGTGGGAGTCGGATATGGGGCATGCTCAAGCCTTGA
- a CDS encoding beta-ketoacyl-[acyl-carrier-protein] synthase family protein, producing the protein MLGRRVAITGMGVVSVIGVGVKSVCSSLERGRSGVRVLPQRRALGFRSALSGVIDDFRPRSNLSRKVRKPMPEFVLWAYEAVHEALSCAGLRESDLRSERAGVIFGNDSVARHSHEQAELTKVQRTTAALHSGMVFRSMNSTVSMNLSTLLGTQGANWSVSAACASGGHAIGQAFDLIRLGRQDLMICGGAQEITWEAVCSFDSLRAFSLREDDPARASRPFDRQRDGLVPSGGAAAIVLEDLDRAKNRGAEILGELLAYSFSADGGNIALGSGSGLARCMRGALADAGLSVEDVDLISAHGTSTVQGDAAEAKAIYSVFQSSMPWVVSTKSMTGHEMWMSGASQIVYAVAAGRAGFIPPNINFEEADEQTRHLRISVAAVDQRPRTIVLNAAGFGGTNSCILVRI; encoded by the coding sequence ATGTTGGGGCGTAGGGTGGCCATCACCGGCATGGGAGTGGTTTCGGTGATTGGTGTTGGTGTCAAGTCGGTATGCTCGTCTTTGGAGCGAGGGCGTTCGGGTGTGCGAGTCCTTCCACAGCGCCGAGCCCTCGGTTTTCGGTCTGCTCTCTCTGGCGTTATCGACGATTTCCGTCCACGCTCGAATTTGTCGAGGAAAGTACGCAAACCGATGCCTGAGTTCGTGTTGTGGGCGTATGAGGCAGTTCATGAGGCGCTTTCTTGTGCAGGCCTTAGGGAGAGTGATCTGCGGTCGGAGCGTGCTGGTGTGATTTTTGGTAACGACTCCGTTGCCAGGCACTCTCACGAACAGGCGGAGCTGACCAAGGTGCAGAGGACGACTGCGGCGTTGCACTCCGGGATGGTCTTCCGCAGCATGAACTCGACGGTCAGTATGAATCTTTCGACTCTACTCGGCACGCAGGGCGCGAATTGGTCAGTGAGTGCTGCATGCGCCAGCGGTGGTCACGCCATCGGGCAGGCGTTTGATTTGATTCGTCTGGGACGGCAGGACCTGATGATTTGCGGTGGCGCGCAAGAGATTACCTGGGAGGCTGTCTGCTCTTTTGACTCGCTGCGGGCATTTTCGCTGCGCGAAGACGATCCGGCCCGAGCGAGCCGGCCCTTTGACCGTCAACGGGATGGACTGGTGCCATCAGGTGGCGCAGCCGCGATTGTTCTCGAAGACCTGGACCGGGCAAAAAACCGTGGCGCCGAGATCTTGGGCGAACTTCTTGCTTACAGTTTTTCTGCGGATGGGGGCAACATTGCGCTGGGGTCGGGGAGTGGGCTCGCCCGGTGCATGCGCGGTGCCCTGGCCGATGCAGGTCTTTCCGTAGAGGACGTAGATCTGATTTCCGCCCATGGGACATCCACGGTTCAGGGGGATGCCGCGGAAGCGAAGGCCATCTATTCGGTGTTTCAGAGTTCCATGCCGTGGGTCGTTTCTACGAAGTCTATGACAGGGCACGAGATGTGGATGTCTGGTGCTTCGCAGATCGTTTATGCGGTCGCGGCTGGTCGAGCGGGATTTATTCCTCCGAATATCAACTTTGAAGAGGCCGATGAGCAGACGCGGCACCTGCGCATTTCAGTCGCAGCGGTAGACCAGCGACCTCGAACTATCGTGCTCAACGCAGCTGGTTTCGGTGGTACCAATTCCTGCATTCTCGTCCGGATCTGA
- the fabG gene encoding 3-oxoacyl-ACP reductase FabG, translating to MIDRKSDELLSFPDNALAVVSGGSRGIGRAVALRLARCGFDICFNYRENHVEAEATVRGVEALGRECRALCFDVRDRDAVEANLVPLVEERGAHVLVNNAGITCDTVFPWMTFEEWDEVTRTTLDGFFNLTKAVLPAMLRLRRGRIVNVASVSGQAGRVGQVNYAAAKAGLIGATKALAAEVARKGVLVNAVAPGLIATDMTKDLPAAEILRGIPLKRFGDVEEVAGVIAFLCSRDASYITGQVIGVSGGLYR from the coding sequence TTGATCGATCGCAAATCTGACGAACTCCTGTCATTTCCTGACAACGCGCTTGCTGTAGTGAGTGGTGGCAGCCGCGGTATCGGCCGAGCGGTGGCGTTGCGCCTTGCCAGATGTGGTTTCGACATTTGCTTCAATTATCGGGAGAACCATGTGGAGGCGGAAGCGACCGTGAGAGGCGTGGAGGCCTTGGGACGCGAGTGCCGTGCGTTGTGCTTTGACGTCAGAGATCGGGACGCGGTGGAAGCCAACTTGGTGCCTTTGGTCGAGGAACGGGGCGCCCACGTGTTGGTGAACAATGCGGGTATCACTTGTGATACCGTGTTCCCGTGGATGACTTTTGAAGAATGGGATGAGGTGACACGGACCACTCTCGACGGTTTCTTCAACCTCACCAAGGCGGTTCTGCCTGCTATGTTGCGCCTTCGTAGAGGGCGAATCGTCAACGTCGCGTCAGTGAGCGGGCAGGCTGGTCGTGTCGGACAGGTCAATTACGCAGCTGCCAAGGCAGGCTTGATCGGGGCGACTAAAGCCTTGGCGGCCGAAGTTGCCAGGAAGGGCGTTCTCGTCAACGCCGTAGCGCCTGGTCTGATTGCTACGGATATGACGAAAGACCTGCCGGCGGCTGAGATTCTCCGCGGTATCCCGCTTAAGAGATTCGGTGACGTCGAAGAGGTTGCGGGCGTGATCGCCTTCTTGTGCTCCCGCGATGCGTCCTATATTACCGGTCAGGTTATCGGCGTTAGTGGCGGGCTTTACAGGTAA